One genomic segment of Primulina tabacum isolate GXHZ01 chromosome 9, ASM2559414v2, whole genome shotgun sequence includes these proteins:
- the LOC142556732 gene encoding protein BIG GRAIN 1-like A, translating into MYVSNCSSNYPSFSSTLLDSIYRSFDIGEEGMGIYREPINKSTAADVFPSDQEEMANFQRVCMIEKLMEKRVGDKGVSRRKLSEARKWRKDGDSFSFSSSSDSSSGGGEADEISFPGATSRRPKPIRTGSSGHHQKEKSRENRQDFEMNRRERRGLADQSEPNPKHESGFLKTKSKALKIYADLKKVKQPISPGRKLATFLNSLFTTAAGSSKKHKANANPHHSLASKSANTSTCSSASSFSRSCLGKPPSSTGKFSSVAKRSVNFFPGSVIDDEDCQPCGRKALPRENKPINAALYSELVKNNFNGFNSIKSSIDEELKVYVMEYNRRVEDAAMDFLRKTHFTNRVFDQESEEEDEDDDMESCASSDLFELDNLSTIGVERYRKELPVYETTSADAKRVVIN; encoded by the coding sequence ATGTATGTTTCGAACTGTTCTTCTAATTACCCTTCGTTTTCCTCTACACTTCTTGATTCCATTTACCGCTCCTTTGATATTGGAGAAGAGGGAATGGGGATTTACAGGGAACCCATCAACAAGAGCACCGCTGCTGATGTGTTTCCTAGTGATCAGGAAGAAATGGCAAACTTTCAGCGGGTTTGCATGATCGAGAAATTGATGGAGAAGAGGGTTGGTGATAAAGGTGTTTCGCGGAGGAAGTTGTCGGAGGCCAGAAAGTGGAGGAAAGATGGGGATAGTTTCAGTTTCAGCAGCTCTTCCGATTCGAGCTCCGGCGGAGGCGAAGCTGATGAAATATCTTTTCCCGGAGCTACTTCACGGCGGCCGAAACCGATTAGAACCGGAAGTTCTGGTCATCATCAGAAGGAGAAAAGTCGGGAAAATCGCCAGGATTTTGAAATGAACCGTCGTGAGAGACGAGGTTTAGCTGATCAATCAGAGCCGAATCCGAAGCATGAAAGCGGGTTCCTGAAGACCAAATCAAAAGCACTGAAAATATATGCCGATTTGAAGAAGGTGAAACAGCCGATTTCTCCCGGCCGCAAACTCGCCACGTTCTTAAACTCACTATTCACCACCGCCGCCGGAAGTTCAAAAAAACACAAAGCCAACGCAAATCCTCACCACTCTCTGGCGTCAAAATCCGCCAACACATCCACTTGTTCGTCCGCTTCGTCCTTTTCCAGATCATGTCTCGGAAAACCACCGTCGTCTACTGGAAAATTTTCCAGCGTCGCCAAAAGGTCGGTTAATTTTTTCCCCGGAAGCGTAATTGATGACGAAGATTGTCAACCGTGTGGGCGGAAAGCATTACCTCGAGAAAACAAACCAATCAATGCAGCTCTATATTCCGAGCTCGTAAAGAACAACTTTAATGGCTTCAACAGTATCAAATCCTCCATCGATGAAGAGCTTAAGGTGTATGTGATGGAGTACAATCGCAGAGTGGAGGATGCGGCAATGGATTTCCTGAGAAAAACCCATTTCACGAACCGAGttttcgatcaagaatctgaggaagaagatgaagatgacGACATGGAAAGCTGTGCAAGTTCTGATCTGTTTGAATTGGATAATCTTTCCACCATTGGAGTGGAGAGGTATAGGAAAGAATTGCCAGTGTATGAAACCACCAGTGCTGACGCCAAACGAGTCGTTATAAATTAG
- the LOC142556035 gene encoding protein Brevis radix-like 2, which translates to MLTCIACSKQLNTGSLRELPEDAETAATPSTKQAIKVLTAQIKDMAVKASGAYKSCKPCSGSFKNDQSKSRAYVDSEAGSMSERYYGSYRRACSSNSTPRSWGKEMEAKLKALSSGSCTPASVSGRTETVVFMEEDEPKEWVAQVEPGVLITFVSLPQGGNDLKRIRFSREVFNKWQAQQWWAENYDKVMELYNVRMFNRQGIPVPTLPQSEDENSKIESAENSPVTPPLSKERLPRNLHRPTGVGYSSSDSLECHLMHCEQGHDSNMLNSTPKLSSISAVKTETSSVDASARSSYNSREVDHSGELSLSNASDLETEWVEQDEPGVYITIRASPDGTRELKRVRFCRERFGEMQARLWWEENRARIQQQYL; encoded by the exons ATGTTGACTTGTATAGCTTGCTCGAAGCAGTTAAATACTGGATCTCTACGCGAGCTCCCGGAGGATGCAGAAACCGCTGCTACTCCCTCCACTAAACAGGCCATCAAAGTCCTTACAGCCCAA ATCAAGGACATGGCCGTGAAGGCGTCAGGTGCGTACAAGAGCTGCAAGCCATGTTCCGGCTCTTTTAAGAACGATCAGAGCAAGAGCCGAGCCTATGTAGACTCGGAGGCTGGCTCCATGTCCGAGAGATATTACGGTTCTTACAGAAGAGCTTGCAGCTCAAACTCCACGCCTAGGTCCTGGGGAAAAGAAATGGAAGCAAAATTGAAGGCCCTTTCAAGCGGCTCGTGCACCCCTGCTTCTGTGAGTGGGAGAACCGAGACAGTAGTGTTCATGGAGGAAGATGAACCGAAAGAGTGGGTTGCACAGGTGGAGCCGGGGGTGTTAATTACATTTGTTTCACTGCCTCAGGGTGGAAATGATCTCAAAAGGATTCGATTCAG TCGAGAGGTTTTTAATAAATGGCAAGCTCAACAATGGTGGGCGGAGAACTACGACAAAGTTATGGAATTATATAATGTCCGGATGTTCAATCGTCAAGGGATACCCGTGCCAACTCTACCACAATCTGAAGACGAG AACTCGAAAATTGAATCTGCTGAGAATAGCCCAGTTACACCTCCATTGAGCAAAGAGCGACTACCCCGCAACTTGCATCGCCCGACGGGGGTGGGCTACTCGTCATCAGACTCACTTGAATGCCATCTGATGCATTGTGAACAAGGCCATGATTCCAACATGCTTAATTCGACACCTAAACTCTCGAGCATCAGTGCTGTAAAAACCGAGACATCGTCAGTAGATGCTTCCGCAAGGTCAAGTTATAATTCGAGGGAGGTGGACCACTCTGGAGAGCTTTCATTGAGCAATGCCAGTGATTTAGAGACCGAGTGGGTCGAGCAGGACGAGCCTGGAGTATATATTACCATCCGGGCTTCGCCAGATGGTACTCGCGAGCTTAAAAGAGTGCGGTTTTG CCGAGAAAGGTTTGGAGAAATGCAAGCAAGGTTGTGGTGGGAAGAGAACAGAGCGAGGATTCAACAGCAGTACCTGTGA
- the LOC142556036 gene encoding polyadenylate-binding protein-interacting protein 4-like, which produces MNMQQVMQTGSSSNGYSRRRTDKGTGTRFDSKFNTGTTNYGRIDFGKGGGLEMPSRDRLVYLTTCLIGHRVEVQVQDGSVFSGIFHATNAEDLGIVLKMAHLINDGSSGQKNISDSPSRPPSRTLIIHAKDFVQLTAKGVPVTGDGLTKEMQHEKKREILTDSSISQSRNVDMGKELQPWVPDDSDPSFPELENTFDDHWNRGWDQFEANESLFGVKSTFNEEIYTTKLEKGPQMREREREAIRIAREIEGEETLDLHVAEERGVQPDGNIEIDEETRFSSVYRGVVDCGYDEIEDILSDSKIDETFGHVSDSAAEIPLMNGEDQSSLRSSSRDAYHSNSDDHSEQLPKDSSITDAGRLNDNQDIGWGGESKEKLKVVDQSQVSKVEDSHLLLRTKIENSDKVGLSPNATAYDPSHAATKVQEKASSFSVPLEGTLPSKTQGATTYLARPSSSASSTSDRGGGATSTSVGRGLSPSSSVCSFSSEKSTLNPHAKEFKLNPNAKSFIPSLTTLRSPSPVVDSSFYYPANMTAVPHMPGMPVGVGIGPSFALPQPVIFNPQAAPMPQPVIFNPQAAPMPQPYYHPSVPQYGQQMIIGQPRPVMYRPLYPTDFPYRGREF; this is translated from the exons ATGAATATGCAACAAGTTATGCAGACCGGGTCTTCCTCTAATGGATACAGCCGTCGTAGAACTGACAAGGGCACTGGCACAAGGTTCGATAGTAAATTCAATACTGGAACAACAAATTATGGCAGGATAGATTTCG GTAAAGGAGGTGGGCTTGAAATGCCGTCACGTGATCGACTAGTATATTTAACGACATGCCTCATTGGACATCGAGTGGAAGTCCAGGTGCAGGATGGATCTGTATTTTCGGGAATATTTCATGCAACAAATGCCGAGGATCTAG GAATTGTTCTCAAAATGGCTCACTTAATCAATGATGGTTCTTCTGGGCAGAAAAATATTTCAGATTCTCCAAGCAGGCCCCCTTCTAGGACTTTGATCATACATGCTAAGGATTTTGTGCAACTAACAGCAAAG GGTGTTCCTGTTACCGGGGATGGTTTAACTAAAGAGATGCAACATGAAAAGAAGCGAGAAATTTTGACAGATTCCTCCATATCACAATCCCGGAATGTTGACATGGGAAAAGAATTGCAGCCATGGGTCCCGGATGATAGCGATCCCAGTTTTCCTGAACTTGAAAACACATTTGATGACCATTGGAATAG GGGCTGGGATCAGTTTGAAGCAAATGAAAGTCTGTTTGGAGTAAAGAGCACCTTCAATGAGGAAATTTACACAACAAAGCTTGAGAAAGGTCCTCAAATGAGAGAACGGGAAAGAGAAGCTATACGAATAGCTAGAGAAATCGAGGGCGAGGAAACACTTGATCTTCATGTGGCAGAG GAAAGGGGTGTTCAACCTGATggaaatattgaaattgatgaaGAAACCAGATTCTCATCAGTCTATAGGGGAGTTGTCGACTGCGGATATGATGAGATTGAGGACATATTATCGGATTCGAAAATTGATGAAACCTTTGGGCATGTCTCTGATTCTGCCGCTGAAATCCCTCTCATGAAT GGAGAAGACCAATCTTCTCTGAGATCTAGCAGTAGGGATGCTTATCATTCAAATTCTGATGATCATTCTGAACAGCTTCCCAAAGATTCCTCCATCACTGACGCCGGCAG ACTTAATGATAACCAGGATATTGGATGGGGTGGGGAAAGTAAAGAAAAGCTAAAG GTAGTCGACCAAAGTCAAGTATCAAAAGTCGAGG ATTCACATTTGCTTTTGAGAACAAAGATAGAAAACTCTGACAAGGTTGGATTGTCACCAAATGCTACTGCATATGATCCATCACATGCAGCAACTAAGGTTCAGGAAAAGGCCAGCTCTTTTAGTGTGCCGCTGGAAGGTACTCTACCTTCCAAAACACAAGGGGCCACAACTTATCTTGCCAGGCCTAGTAGTTCCGCATCATCCACTTCTGATCGTGGCGGAGGTGCCACTTCAACTTCTGTTGGCCGAGGATTGTCACCAAGTTCATCTGTCTGTTCATTCTCTTCAGAGAAGTCAACATTGAATCCACACGCTAAG GAATTTAAATTAAATCCAAATGCAAAGAGTTTCATTCCATCTCTAACAACTCTAAGATCACCTTCTCCAGTTGTTGATAGTTCCTTCTACTATCCAGCTAACATGACTGCAGTTCCACACATGCCTGGGATGCCTGTAGGTGTTGGG ATTGGACCTTCTTTTGCACTGCCACAACCTGTAATTTTTAATCCACAGGCTGCACCTATGCCACAACCCGTAATTTTTAATCCACAGGCTGCACCTATGCCACAACCCTATTACCATCCAAGTGTACCCCAG TATGGACAGCAGATGATAATTGGACAGCCCCGACCCGTAATGTACAGGCCATTATATCCGACA GATTTTCCTTATAGAGGAAGGGAATTTTAG
- the LOC142556037 gene encoding PHD finger protein ALFIN-LIKE 5-like — MDAGYNPRTVEEVFRDFKGRRGGLIKALTTDVEEFYQQCDPEKENLCLYGFPSEQWEVNLPAEEVPPELPEPALGINFARDGMQDKDWLSLVAVHSDSWLLSVAFYFGARFGFDKADRKRLFNMINELPTIFEVVSGAAKKQQKEKSAVSNHSSNKSKSKPKPLTTEAPEKIPISQAKDEEEGFEEEEDEHGDALCGACGENYASDEFWICCDLCERWFHGKCVKITPARAEHIKQYKCPACSNKRARPS; from the exons atggacGCAGGATACAATCCGCGTACTGTCGAAGAAGTTTTTCGAGACTTTAAGGGCCGTCGAGGTGGCCTTATTAAAGCCCTTACCACAG ATGTTGAAGAATTCTACCAGCAGTGTGATCCTG AGAAGGAGAATTTGTGCTTGTATGGATTTCCTAGTGAACAGTGGGAGGTCAATTTACCTGCTGAAGAAGTACCTCCTGAACTCCCAGAGCCTGCTCTGGGCATCAACTTTGCTAGAGATGGAATGCAGGACAAAGATTGGTTATCTCTTGTTGCCGTCCACAGTGACTCTTGGTTGCTTTCTGTTGCCTTCTATTTTGGAGCAAGATTTGGGTTCGATAAAGCTGACAG GAAGCGactttttaacatgatcaatGAACTTCCGACCATATTTGAAGTGGTGTCTGGTGCTGCAAAGAAGCAACAGAAAGAGAAATCAGCGGTCTCAAATCATAGCAGCAACAAATCCAAGTCAAAACCTAAACCA CTAACAACTGAAGCTCCAGAGAAAATTCCCATATCTCAGGCAAAAGATGAAGAAGAAGGGTTTGAAGAGGAAGAAGATGAGCACGGGGATGCCCTGTGCGGTGCTTGTGGAGAGAACTACGCATCTGATGAATTCTGGATATGCTGCGACCTATGTGAGAGGTGGTTCCATGGAAAGTGTGTCAAGATTACCCCTGCTAGAGCCGAGCACATAAAGCAGTACAAATGCCCCGCTTGCAGCAACAAGAGAGCTCGACCCTCGTGA
- the LOC142556038 gene encoding protein phosphatase 2C 16-like — MMEDMAPSVAVTLSLGDHVCESSGISNQMEIKRLELVTETASLLSDPAMYDATSSRWVSSYSCVKPETDETSSPLLGRNGAKPDMPKMTPLTENGCLIHDVQESEEDEILSIEEDPRVISAVGLLPIDCTADISLPLIVSETSLPIALEIEGIDNGQILAKVITLEERSIRRKISGEFLKLNPKPNEECSDGPTIKASIVALPLSSENDPGKGGVKSVFEVDCIPLWGFVSIRGNRPEMEDAVVAVPHFMKIPIKMFIGDQMIDGVSQSLSYLTSHFFGVYDGHGGSQVANYCRDRIHLALQEELNNVKDDLVSGSVRDTREVQWNKVFTSCFLKVDDEVGGRTSKDCHSGDVDATNCTSEPVAPETVGSTAVVAVVCSSHIIIANSGDSRAVLYRGKEAVALSVDHKPNREDEYARIEASGGKVIQWNGHRVFGVLAMSRSIGDRYLKPWIIPDPEVLFMPRARDDECLILASDGLWDVLTNEEVCEVARRRILIWHKKNGTQPLVQRGEGVDPAAQSAAEYLSNLALQKGSKDDISVIVVDLKSRRKFKSKS; from the exons ATGATGGAAGATATGGCTCCTTCAGTTGCGGTGACACTTAGCTTAGGTGATCATGTTTGCGAAAGTTCAGGGATTTCAAACCAAATGGAAATCAAAAGACTAGAACTAGTGACCGAAACAGCAAGTTTGCTATCAGATCCAGCTATGTATGATGCCACTAGTTCTAGGTGGGTTTCCAGTTACAGTTGTGTTAAACCTGAAACTGATGAGACTTCCTCGCCGTTGCTTGGGCGAAATGGAGCAAAACCTGATATGCCAAAGATGACACCTTTGACTGAAAATGGTTGTTTAATCCACGACGTTCAGGAAAGTGAAGAAGATGAGATTCTCTCAATCGAGGAAGACCCTCGTGTTATCAGTGCGGTTGGGTTGCTGCCTATTGATTGTACTGCCGACATAAGCTTGCCTCTAATCGTTTCAGAGACTAGCTTGCCTATTGCCCTCGAGATAGAGGGCATTGACAATGGTCAAATACTTGCAAAGGTTATTACTTTGGAGGAAAGAAGCATTCGACGGAAAATATCGGGTGAATTTCTTAAACTGAATCCCAAGCCAAATGAAGAATGTTCAGATGGACCTACCATAAAGGCATCCATTGTAGCTCTTCCTTTATCCAGTGAGAATGATCCTGGGAAAGGTGGTGTTAAGAGTGTCTTTGAAGTGGACTGCATTCCGCTTTGGGGTTTTGTGTCTATCCGGGGAAATAGACCGGAGATGGAAGATGCTGTTGTTGCTGTAcctcattttatgaaaattCCTATCAAGATGTTTATTGGTGACCAGATGATAGATGGGGTTAGTCAGAGTTTGAGTTACCTGACGTCACATTTTTTTGGGGTGTACGATGGTCATGGTGGATCTCAG GTTGCGAACTATTGCCGTGATAGGATCCATTTGGCTTTACAAGAGGAGTTAAACAATGTTAAAGATGATTTGGTAAGTGGGAGTGTTAGAGACACTAGGGAGGTGCAGTGGAACAAGGTTTTTACAAGCTGCTTTCTAAAGGTTGATGATGAGGTTGGAGGAAGGACTAGCAAAGACTGTCACAGTGGGGATGTTGATGCAACTAATTGCACCTCTGAACCTGTTGCCCCAGAAACTGTGGGGTCAACCGCTGTTGTAGCAGTGGTTTGCTCATCCCACATTATAATTGCCAACAGTGGAGATTCGAGGGCTGTCCTTTATCGTGGTAAAGAAGCAGTCGCATTATCTGTTGATCATAAA CCAAATAGAGAAGATGAATATGCTAGAATTGAAGCATCTGGAGGCAAGGTGATACAGTGGAACGGACACCGAGTGTTCGGTGTTCTTGCAATGTCAAGATCCATTG GTGACAGATACTTGAAGCCATGGATTATACCCGATCCAGAAGTTTTGTTTATGCCTCGTGCTAGAGACGATGAGTGCCTTATTTTAGCCAGCGACGGGTTGTGGGATGTTTTGACAAACGAGGAAGTATGTGAAGTGGCTAGAAGACGGATCCTAATTTGGCACAAAAAGAATGGAACTCAACCATTAGTTCAGCGGGGGGAGGGAGTCGATCCTGCAGCACAATCTGCCGCAGAATATCTCTCAAATTTGGCCCTTCAGAAAGGTAGCAAGGATGATATTTCTGTAATTGTGGTGGATTTGAAATCCCGAAGGAAATTCAAGAGCAAATCTTGA